The following proteins are co-located in the Bubalus bubalis isolate 160015118507 breed Murrah chromosome 23, NDDB_SH_1, whole genome shotgun sequence genome:
- the LOC102413961 gene encoding inositol 1,4,5-trisphosphate receptor-interacting protein, producing the protein MALGLFRVCLVVVTAIINHPLLFPRENTTVPENEEEIIRQMQAHQEKLQLEQLRLEEEMARLAADKEAEKEALERVAEEGQQQNESRTAWDLWSTLCMILFLVIEVWRQDHQDAPSPECLGSDEDELPDLEGAPLRGLTLPNRATLDHFYERCIRGATADAARTREFVEGFVDDLLEALRSLCSRDSDMEVEDFIGVDSMYENWQVNKPLLCDLFVPFMPPEPYHFHPELWCSSRSVPLDRQGYGQIKVVRADEDTLGCICGKTKLGEDMLCLLHGRNNVVHHGSKAADPLCAPNSPYLDTMRVMKWFQTALTRAWHRIEHKYEFDLAFGQLDTPGSLKIRFRSGKFMPFNLIPVIQCDDSDLYFVSHLAREPGGGTRASSTDWLLSFAVYERHFLRVTSKALPEGACHLSCLQIASFLLSKQSRLTGPSGLGNYHLKTALLHLLLARRPADWKAEQLDARLHELLCFLEKSLLEKKLQHFFIGNRKVPQAMGLPEAVRRAEPLNLFRPFVLQRSLYRKTVDSFYEMLKNAPALISEYSLHIPSDHASLPPKTVIL; encoded by the coding sequence ATGGCTCTAGGGCTTTTCCGGGTGTGCCTCGTGGTGGTGACGGCCATCATCAACCACCCACTGCTATTCCCGCGAGAGAACACCACGGTCCCCGAAAACGAGGAGGAGATCATCCGTCAGATGCAAGCGCACCAGGAGAAGCTGCAGCTGGAACAGCTgcgcctggaggaggagatggcgcGGCTGGCAGCCGACAAGGAGGCCGAGAAAGAGGCATTGGAGCGGGTGGCGGAGGAGGGCCAGCAGCAGAATGAGAGCCGCACCGCCTGGGACCTGTGGAGCACTCTCTGCATGATCCTCTTCCTGGTGATCGAGGTGTGGCGGCAAGACCACCAGGACGCGCCCTCGCCCGAATGCCTGGGCTCGGATGAGGACGAGCTGCCCGACCTGGAGGGCGCCCCGCTCCGGGGCCTCACCCTGCCCAACAGGGCCACGCTCGACCACTTCTACGAGCGGTGCATCCGGGGGGCCACAGCTGATGCCGCCCGCACCCGGGAGTTTGTGGAAGGCTTCGTGGATGACTTACTGGAAGCCCTAAGGAGCCTGTGCAGCCGGGACTCGGACATGGAGGTGGAGGACTTCATCGGCGTGGACAGCATGTACGAGAACTGGCAGGTGAACAAGCCTCTGCTGTGCGACCTCTTCGTACCCTTCATGCCCCCGGAGCCCTACCACTTCCACCCAGAGCTCTGGTGCTCCAGCCGCTCCGTGCCTTTGGATCGCCAGGGCTATGGCCAGATCAAGGTGGTCCGGGCCGACGAGGACACGCTGGGCTGTATCTGCGGCAAGACCAAGCTTGGAGAAGACATGCTGTGTCTCCTCCACGGCAGGAACAACGTGGTGCACCACGGCAGCAAGGCAGCAGACCCGCTGTGCGCCCCCAACTCCCCGTACCTGGACACCATGCGCGTCATGAAGTGGTTCCAGACCGCCCTCACCAGAGCCTGGCACCGCATCGAGCACAAGTACGAGTTCGACCTGGCCTTTGGCCAGCTGGACACCCCAGGGTCCCTCAAGATCAGGTTCCGCTCGGGGAAGTTCATGCCCTTCAACCTGATTCCCGTGATCCAGTGTGACGACTCCGACCTGTACTTCGTCTCCCACCTTGCCCGGGAACCCGGTGGGGGAACCCGGGCATCCAGCACCGATTGGCTTCTGTCCTTCGCTGTCTATGAACGCCACTTCCTCAGGGTAACCTCGAAGGCGCTGCCCGAGGGCGCCTGCCACCTCAGCTGCTTGCAGATCGCCTCCTTCCTGCTCTCCAAGCAGAGCCGCCTGACTGGCCCCAGCGGGTTGGGCAACTACCACCTGAAGACCGCCCTTCTGCACCTCTTGCTCGCCAGGCGGCCTGCCGACTGGAAAGCCGAGCAGCTCGACGCTCGTCTCCATGAGCTGCTCTGCTTCCTGGAGAAGAGCCTGCTGGAGAAGAAGCTCCAGCACTTTTTCATCGGCAACCGGAAGGTGCCACAGGCCATGGGGCTCCCTGAGGCCGTGCGCAGGGCGGAGCCTCTCAACCTCTTCCGGCCCTTCGTCCTACAGCGAAGTCTCTACCGGAAGACAGTGGACTCCTTCTATGAGATGCTCAAGAATGCCCCAGCGCTCATTAGCGAGTACTCCCTCCATATCCCCTCAGACCATGCCAGCCTGCCCCCGAAAACTGTCATCTTGTAG